The proteins below come from a single Eubacterium limosum genomic window:
- the rpsT gene encoding 30S ribosomal protein S20 → MANIKSAIKRAKTNEKARLRNKAVKTNLKTTIKKFDAAVAEGDQAKAEEAFRSAVKKLDMAVTKHVIHKNAASRKKSTLARTLNGMAE, encoded by the coding sequence ATGGCTAACATTAAATCAGCTATTAAGAGAGCTAAAACAAACGAAAAGGCAAGATTGCGCAACAAGGCGGTAAAAACAAATTTAAAGACAACAATCAAAAAATTTGATGCTGCAGTTGCAGAAGGCGATCAGGCCAAAGCAGAAGAAGCTTTCCGCTCAGCAGTTAAGAAACTGGATATGGCCGTTACTAAACATGTCATCCACAAAAATGCTGCTTCCAGAAAGAAAAGCACTTTAGCAAGAACCTTAAACGGAATGGCCGAATAA
- the lepA gene encoding translation elongation factor 4 produces the protein MLTKQERTRNFSIIAHIDHGKSTLADRLIEETGLLSKRDMEDQILDNMDIERERGITIKLQAVRLIYNAKDGEEYILNLIDTPGHVDFNYEVSRSLAACEGAILVVDASQGIEAQTIANVYLALDNDLEVVPVINKIDLASARPDEVKAEIENVIGLDAENAPLISAKAGINIQDVLEAIVSDVPAPGGDSDAPLQALIFDSYYDQYRGVIASVRVVQGKIKAGMKIRMMAIGKDFEVDEVGIFAKGLLPVDELSAGDVGYVNAGIKNVRDTRVGDTITAADRPATEPLPGYKKVTSMVFCGIYPADGARYEDLKEALAKLQLNDASLLYEPETSIALGFGFRCGFLGLLHMEIIQERLEREFNLDLVTTAPSVIYKVIKTDGTELWVDNPTNLPDPVEIDTMEEPIVDATIMVPSEYLGAVMELCQERRGTYINMDYIEETRVSLHYELPLNEIIYDFFDALKSRTRGYASLDYEIKEYRPAKLVKLDILLNGELVDALSFIVHEEKAVGRGRAITKKLKESIPRQMFEIPIQAAIGNKIIARETLSALRKDVLAKCYGGDISRKRKLLEKQKEGKKRMRQVGSVEVPQEAFMAVLKLDS, from the coding sequence TTGTTAACAAAACAGGAAAGAACCCGAAACTTTTCGATTATTGCCCATATCGACCACGGCAAATCCACACTGGCCGACCGTTTGATTGAAGAAACGGGACTTTTAAGCAAAAGAGATATGGAAGATCAGATTCTCGATAACATGGATATTGAGAGAGAACGCGGAATTACCATCAAGCTGCAGGCAGTACGGCTTATTTATAATGCCAAGGATGGCGAGGAGTATATCTTAAATCTCATTGACACACCGGGTCATGTGGATTTCAACTATGAGGTATCCCGAAGCCTGGCAGCCTGTGAGGGGGCTATTCTGGTGGTGGACGCGTCCCAGGGGATTGAAGCCCAGACTATTGCGAATGTGTATCTGGCACTGGATAACGATTTAGAAGTGGTGCCTGTTATCAACAAAATTGATCTGGCAAGTGCCCGTCCCGATGAGGTAAAGGCAGAAATTGAAAATGTAATTGGATTGGACGCAGAGAATGCGCCGCTTATTTCTGCAAAGGCAGGAATTAATATTCAGGATGTGCTGGAGGCCATTGTCAGCGATGTTCCAGCGCCAGGCGGGGATTCGGACGCACCGCTCCAGGCATTGATTTTTGACTCTTACTATGACCAGTACCGTGGGGTTATCGCTTCAGTGCGCGTGGTCCAGGGAAAGATCAAGGCCGGCATGAAGATCCGAATGATGGCCATTGGCAAGGATTTTGAGGTGGACGAGGTCGGTATTTTCGCCAAAGGATTGCTGCCAGTGGACGAGCTGTCCGCAGGCGATGTCGGATACGTGAACGCCGGGATTAAAAATGTGCGCGATACCCGTGTCGGGGATACCATTACCGCAGCAGACCGCCCTGCGACCGAGCCTCTTCCAGGCTATAAAAAAGTAACGTCAATGGTATTCTGCGGCATTTATCCTGCGGATGGTGCCCGTTATGAGGACCTGAAGGAAGCTTTAGCCAAGCTGCAGCTCAATGACGCATCGCTGCTCTATGAGCCGGAAACCTCCATTGCGCTTGGTTTTGGGTTCCGGTGCGGCTTCCTGGGGCTTTTGCACATGGAGATCATTCAGGAGCGGCTGGAACGCGAATTTAACTTGGATCTGGTTACCACTGCGCCAAGTGTTATCTATAAAGTTATCAAAACAGACGGCACAGAGCTTTGGGTGGACAATCCTACCAATCTGCCGGATCCGGTTGAAATTGACACTATGGAAGAGCCAATTGTGGACGCGACGATCATGGTGCCGTCTGAATATCTAGGCGCCGTGATGGAGCTTTGCCAGGAACGGCGGGGAACCTATATCAATATGGATTACATCGAGGAAACACGTGTGTCCCTGCATTATGAGCTGCCGCTCAATGAAATTATTTATGATTTTTTCGACGCCCTTAAATCAAGAACCCGTGGCTATGCTTCTCTGGATTATGAGATCAAGGAATACCGCCCGGCGAAGCTGGTAAAACTGGATATCCTGTTAAACGGCGAGCTGGTGGACGCTTTATCCTTTATCGTTCATGAGGAAAAAGCTGTAGGCCGTGGACGGGCCATTACCAAAAAACTAAAGGAGTCCATCCCAAGACAGATGTTTGAAATTCCAATTCAGGCCGCCATCGGCAATAAAATTATTGCCCGGGAAACTCTGAGCGCGCTGCGCAAGGACGTTTTAGCCAAATGTTACGGCGGGGATATCAGCCGTAAGCGCAAGCTTCTTGAAAAGCAGAAAGAGGGGAAAAAGCGTATGCGTCAGGTGGGCAGCGTAGAGGTACCGCAGGAGGCCTTTATGGCAGTGCTGAAACTGGATTCATAG
- the rho gene encoding transcription termination factor Rho has protein sequence MDTTNLEKLTVADLRKEAERLGFTGLSKKKKQELIDMITAASQKSETVKKTEEPSQKEAAQKKNEAEKAEKQTPKNSDKKADERKSADKKNEGKTAVKEKNETKANDRALVDKSKQERSALPQPVEKQHHNNHNNYNNHRYAKIKDNIEDSIEMAGPLEVLPEGFGFIKTPEMKSQQEWVYVSGSQIQKFKLETGDIVGGKVRKAKPGEKYAAMLFLEMVNGTQTSDIINKINSMLYADDKKNLDRFKNSQEGILDLNSDGFGFLRMNNYTSGDNDIYVAPNQIRRFNLRTGDKIVGKIRMPNEGEKFDALLYVETVNGDIPEKIASRPRFERLTPVFPEERITLETDRDIVSTRIIDIFSPMGKGQRGMIVAPPKAGKTTLLKEIAQGIRSNHPEIELIILLVDERPEEVTDMKRSIDADIAYSTFDQPPENHIRVAEIVLERGKRLVEQGKDVVVLVDSLTRLTRGNNLVVEPSGRTLTGGLDPESLYFPKKFFGSARNIEGGGSLTILATALVDTGSRMDDIIFEEFKGTGNMELHLERELAERRIFPAINLNKSGTRREEKLLTPDELKVSYQIRKLYAGNSPVQLTDKIINTLERTTDNEDFLKKILQKSKS, from the coding sequence TTGGATACGACAAACCTTGAAAAGCTGACTGTGGCCGATCTGCGCAAAGAGGCGGAGCGTTTAGGCTTTACCGGACTGAGCAAAAAGAAAAAGCAGGAGCTCATCGATATGATCACAGCAGCCAGTCAAAAATCAGAAACGGTTAAAAAGACAGAGGAGCCATCCCAAAAAGAAGCGGCTCAAAAGAAGAACGAAGCGGAAAAGGCCGAAAAACAAACGCCGAAAAACAGCGATAAAAAGGCAGACGAACGGAAATCTGCCGATAAAAAGAATGAAGGAAAAACGGCTGTTAAGGAAAAGAATGAAACAAAAGCGAATGACCGGGCTCTGGTAGATAAGTCTAAACAGGAGCGAAGTGCGTTGCCCCAGCCGGTGGAAAAACAGCATCATAACAACCATAACAATTACAACAACCACCGCTATGCGAAAATCAAGGACAATATTGAAGACAGTATTGAAATGGCCGGCCCTCTGGAAGTACTGCCTGAGGGTTTTGGTTTTATAAAGACTCCGGAAATGAAATCCCAGCAGGAATGGGTCTATGTTTCAGGCTCGCAGATCCAGAAGTTTAAGCTGGAAACGGGCGATATTGTCGGGGGAAAGGTGCGGAAGGCAAAACCGGGTGAGAAATACGCGGCTATGCTCTTTTTAGAGATGGTTAACGGAACACAGACCTCAGACATCATCAATAAAATCAACAGTATGCTCTATGCTGATGATAAAAAAAATCTTGATCGTTTTAAAAACTCGCAGGAAGGGATTTTAGATTTAAATTCTGATGGTTTTGGTTTTTTGAGAATGAACAACTACACCTCCGGTGACAATGATATCTATGTTGCGCCTAACCAGATCCGTCGTTTTAATCTGCGGACCGGCGATAAAATTGTGGGTAAAATCCGTATGCCCAACGAAGGGGAAAAGTTTGACGCGCTGTTGTATGTCGAAACAGTCAACGGCGATATTCCTGAAAAGATTGCAAGTCGTCCTAGGTTTGAACGCCTGACACCAGTATTTCCAGAGGAACGGATTACCCTTGAAACAGACAGAGACATCGTTTCAACCCGCATCATTGATATCTTTTCACCTATGGGAAAAGGGCAGAGAGGGATGATCGTTGCGCCGCCGAAGGCCGGGAAAACAACGCTGCTTAAGGAGATTGCCCAGGGAATTCGTTCCAACCATCCAGAGATTGAACTGATTATTTTACTGGTTGATGAACGCCCTGAGGAGGTAACCGACATGAAACGTTCCATCGATGCGGATATTGCTTACTCTACCTTTGACCAGCCGCCTGAAAATCATATCCGTGTGGCGGAAATTGTGCTGGAGCGAGGTAAAAGGCTTGTTGAACAGGGAAAGGATGTTGTCGTGCTGGTGGACAGCCTGACGCGCTTGACTCGCGGTAACAATCTGGTCGTCGAGCCGTCAGGGAGAACCCTGACCGGTGGTCTTGATCCGGAATCGCTGTACTTTCCTAAAAAGTTTTTTGGCTCTGCCAGAAATATTGAGGGCGGCGGCAGCCTGACCATACTGGCAACAGCTCTGGTGGATACAGGAAGTCGGATGGATGACATTATTTTTGAAGAGTTCAAGGGTACGGGCAATATGGAACTGCATCTTGAACGTGAGCTGGCTGAACGCCGGATATTCCCGGCTATCAACCTGAACAAATCCGGTACACGCCGCGAAGAAAAGCTGCTGACACCCGATGAGCTGAAGGTCAGTTATCAGATCCGTAAACTGTATGCAGGCAACAGCCCTGTGCAGCTGACAGACAAAATTATCAATACCCTTGAACGCACAACCGATAATGAGGATTTTCTTAAAAAGATCCTTCAGAAATCCAAATCCTGA
- the rpmE gene encoding 50S ribosomal protein L31 translates to MKKGIHPEYGKSVVKCACGNTFETGSVKPELKVEICSACHPFFTGKQKLVDTGGRVERFNRKYGKKGE, encoded by the coding sequence ATGAAAAAAGGTATCCACCCAGAATACGGAAAATCCGTTGTTAAATGCGCATGTGGTAATACATTTGAAACAGGTTCTGTTAAACCGGAGCTGAAGGTTGAAATCTGTTCAGCTTGCCATCCTTTCTTTACTGGTAAACAGAAATTAGTAGATACAGGTGGTCGTGTAGAACGATTCAACAGAAAATACGGCAAAAAAGGCGAATAA
- the prmC gene encoding peptide chain release factor N(5)-glutamine methyltransferase → MNESRFLVTDFFIVKNRMNTIKELIEVGSTRLAKCGSVSPRLDAEVLLASVLNCPRITFYSDPGRTVSFEDAEEYRRCIDRRAALEPVAYITGEKEFMGLVFQVSQDVLIPRPDTESLVEAILEKVIPQIKQNTEHPHVLDLCTGSGAIGLSLKFFVSSAAVTLTDISGKALKVAAENAWNLGFSNITMIESDLFEGLSTAEHFDLIVSNPPYIPDGIIPTLQRDIVDYEPILALSGGVTGYDLYERIAREAGPYLRKGGAIVLEVGNDQEIKVAELLEEQGFGAITMIPDLTGAVRGVVAWKE, encoded by the coding sequence ATGAATGAAAGTCGGTTCCTGGTAACCGACTTTTTTATTGTGAAAAACAGGATGAATACTATTAAAGAACTCATAGAAGTGGGGAGTACAAGGCTTGCGAAGTGTGGGTCTGTAAGTCCAAGACTGGATGCCGAGGTGCTTCTGGCATCGGTGTTGAACTGCCCACGTATCACTTTTTACAGTGACCCTGGCAGGACTGTAAGCTTTGAAGATGCCGAAGAGTATCGCAGATGCATTGACCGTCGGGCGGCCCTTGAGCCGGTGGCCTATATTACAGGTGAAAAAGAATTTATGGGACTGGTTTTTCAGGTTTCGCAAGATGTGCTTATCCCTAGGCCGGATACGGAATCGCTGGTAGAGGCGATTCTCGAAAAGGTTATCCCACAGATTAAGCAGAATACCGAGCATCCACATGTTCTTGATTTGTGTACAGGAAGCGGTGCGATCGGTCTCTCTCTGAAATTTTTTGTCTCGAGTGCGGCGGTTACCCTCACGGATATTTCGGGAAAGGCATTGAAGGTGGCGGCAGAAAACGCCTGGAATTTAGGTTTTTCAAACATTACAATGATAGAGAGCGACCTTTTTGAAGGCCTTTCGACAGCAGAGCATTTTGACCTGATTGTGTCTAATCCGCCTTACATTCCTGATGGCATTATCCCAACGCTGCAAAGGGATATTGTGGATTATGAGCCAATACTGGCGCTTTCAGGCGGTGTGACAGGATATGATCTCTATGAGCGTATTGCACGGGAAGCGGGCCCTTACTTAAGAAAAGGCGGTGCGATTGTTCTGGAGGTCGGCAACGACCAGGAGATAAAAGTTGCGGAGCTTCTTGAAGAACAGGGCTTTGGCGCCATAACAATGATCCCTGATCTGACAGGTGCAGTGCGCGGTGTGGTCGCGTGGAAAGAATAA
- the efp gene encoding elongation factor P: MISAGEFKKGVTFEMDGSVFMIVEFQHVKPGKGAAFVRTKIRNVLTGAVVEKTFNPTEKFPKAHIDTKEMQYLYADGDLYYFMDLETYEQIPLNYDQVEDALKFLKENDNATIRFFKGEAFSVAAPNFVELLITKTEPGFKGDTATGANKPATLETGAVITVPLFVEEGDTIRVDTRTGEYMERV, translated from the coding sequence ATGATATCAGCAGGAGAATTTAAAAAAGGCGTAACCTTTGAAATGGACGGAAGTGTTTTCATGATTGTGGAATTCCAACATGTAAAACCAGGAAAAGGTGCCGCCTTCGTTCGTACTAAAATCAGAAATGTTCTGACCGGAGCTGTTGTAGAAAAAACGTTCAACCCAACTGAAAAATTCCCGAAAGCCCATATCGACACAAAGGAAATGCAGTATCTGTACGCAGATGGCGATCTGTACTATTTTATGGATCTCGAAACCTATGAACAGATTCCATTGAATTATGATCAGGTTGAAGATGCTCTGAAGTTTTTAAAAGAAAACGACAACGCAACTATTCGTTTCTTCAAAGGAGAAGCTTTCTCAGTAGCAGCTCCGAACTTTGTTGAACTGCTTATTACTAAAACCGAACCGGGCTTCAAGGGCGATACCGCTACCGGCGCCAATAAACCGGCAACTTTGGAAACGGGTGCGGTTATTACCGTTCCTTTATTTGTAGAAGAAGGAGATACGATTCGTGTAGACACCAGAACCGGTGAATACATGGAACGTGTATAA
- a CDS encoding CD1247 N-terminal domain-containing protein, translating to MHMKYIREKVAFIEGLVEGLELDLTTKEGKVLDRIIDVLGDMTDALEGLAEAQDELEDYAEMIDDDLTELEEFILDEDWDEEYDDFDDVDFDDDDDYYEVVCPKCGTVYITDFEAFDDDDVFCPECGEQFHLEEKVVEELTHGEGCQCGHHHE from the coding sequence ATGCATATGAAATATATCCGTGAAAAGGTAGCCTTTATTGAAGGCCTAGTAGAAGGCCTTGAGTTAGACCTTACGACAAAGGAAGGTAAGGTGCTTGACCGGATTATCGACGTATTGGGCGATATGACCGATGCGCTGGAAGGTCTGGCAGAGGCTCAGGATGAGCTGGAAGATTACGCGGAAATGATTGATGACGACCTGACCGAGCTTGAGGAATTCATTCTGGATGAAGACTGGGATGAGGAATACGATGATTTTGATGATGTAGACTTCGACGATGACGACGACTATTATGAAGTTGTATGTCCAAAGTGCGGAACGGTCTATATTACCGATTTCGAAGCCTTTGACGATGATGATGTGTTCTGCCCTGAATGTGGCGAACAGTTTCATCTGGAAGAAAAAGTCGTTGAAGAATTAACCCATGGCGAAGGGTGTCAGTGCGGACATCATCACGAATAG
- a CDS encoding Asp23/Gls24 family envelope stress response protein — protein sequence MDENQKLNPQEISNEMVCSIANLAALGVDGIDKMFMRMSDEILDMIYPSAVSKGVKVVRQEDGYHIDVHVITEMGIDIPQIARKTQIKVKESVEIMTGNQVAQVNVHVEGSGKY from the coding sequence ATGGATGAAAACCAAAAATTAAACCCTCAGGAAATCTCTAACGAAATGGTCTGTTCGATTGCGAATCTGGCTGCGTTAGGGGTGGACGGCATCGACAAAATGTTTATGCGTATGTCTGATGAAATATTGGATATGATCTATCCTTCTGCTGTTTCAAAGGGTGTAAAGGTTGTGCGCCAGGAAGATGGCTATCATATCGACGTGCATGTGATTACAGAGATGGGAATTGATATTCCTCAGATCGCCAGAAAAACCCAGATTAAGGTCAAGGAATCTGTTGAGATTATGACTGGCAATCAGGTGGCGCAGGTTAATGTACACGTGGAAGGCAGCGGAAAATATTAA
- the nusB gene encoding transcription antitermination factor NusB, whose product MNRKEERELALRGIFQIDFHAEDAELDTSLKNFFELAGQGDPEDEVAGMTGGYAKKVIDAALENQAAIDALIASHLKETWDFSRVPKMEKAILRLGVTELLYTKVPKEVAINEAVELAKKYASEESKTYINGILNKVAVEHADELSKD is encoded by the coding sequence ATGAATCGAAAAGAAGAGAGAGAGCTGGCTCTGCGTGGGATTTTCCAGATTGATTTTCACGCCGAAGATGCAGAGCTGGACACCAGCCTCAAAAATTTTTTTGAGTTGGCAGGACAGGGTGACCCTGAGGATGAAGTGGCAGGTATGACAGGCGGCTATGCAAAGAAGGTCATTGACGCTGCCCTTGAAAATCAAGCGGCTATTGACGCGTTGATTGCCAGCCATTTAAAGGAAACCTGGGATTTCAGCCGTGTTCCCAAAATGGAAAAGGCCATTCTACGTCTGGGTGTCACCGAGCTTTTATACACAAAGGTGCCAAAGGAGGTAGCGATTAACGAGGCAGTAGAGCTGGCAAAAAAATACGCCTCGGAAGAAAGCAAAACCTATATTAACGGTATTCTCAATAAAGTGGCGGTTGAGCACGCAGACGAGCTTTCAAAGGATTGA
- a CDS encoding peptidase M22 — MDGLSLGIDTSNYTTSIALAGANGEVVYEKGILLQVKPGERGLRQSEALYQHVKNLPVLFESIPENLKIRERLQVVCYSDRPRPLEDSYMPVFRAGIGCGKTIGSLFAIPAFAVSHQENHIRSAIYGSGMKPEELHFPLLATHFSGGTSEILLVNSRESGYDCKIAGATLDLNAGQLIDRVGVRLGYAFPAGKALEQLASQAVERSCVIPSNVDKMDFHFSGQENKAAALLDSGTEPAEVAYGLHRCIAKTLSKAIALAAATYGVGDVLFSGGVMSNQIIRGLIEKELSRRRLRLHFTKPCYATDNAAGNALLGIETMT; from the coding sequence ATGGATGGTTTATCTCTGGGAATTGACACCAGTAATTACACAACCTCCATTGCCTTAGCCGGTGCTAATGGCGAAGTGGTTTATGAAAAAGGTATTCTGCTTCAGGTAAAGCCAGGCGAACGCGGGCTGCGTCAGTCAGAAGCCCTGTATCAGCATGTTAAAAACTTGCCAGTACTTTTTGAGAGTATTCCTGAAAACTTAAAAATACGAGAGCGGTTACAGGTGGTGTGTTACTCGGACCGGCCACGTCCTCTGGAGGATTCGTACATGCCGGTTTTTCGCGCAGGTATTGGATGCGGAAAAACCATTGGCAGTCTGTTTGCGATTCCCGCCTTTGCGGTGAGCCATCAGGAGAATCATATCCGCAGCGCCATCTATGGCAGTGGAATGAAACCGGAAGAACTCCACTTTCCGCTTTTGGCAACGCATTTTTCCGGAGGCACCTCTGAGATACTGTTGGTAAACTCAAGGGAAAGCGGGTATGATTGTAAAATAGCAGGGGCGACCCTGGACCTTAATGCCGGACAGCTCATCGACCGGGTGGGCGTGCGGCTGGGCTACGCTTTTCCAGCCGGCAAGGCACTGGAGCAGCTGGCGTCACAAGCAGTGGAACGCAGCTGTGTGATACCGTCAAACGTTGATAAAATGGACTTTCACTTCTCAGGGCAGGAAAACAAAGCGGCAGCACTGCTGGACTCGGGGACAGAGCCGGCGGAGGTAGCCTATGGGCTCCACCGATGTATCGCCAAGACATTATCGAAGGCCATAGCGCTGGCGGCTGCAACTTATGGTGTAGGGGATGTTCTGTTTTCAGGCGGTGTTATGTCAAATCAGATCATCCGAGGGCTTATCGAAAAAGAATTAAGCCGCAGGCGTCTTCGCTTGCACTTTACAAAACCATGCTACGCGACCGACAATGCTGCCGGAAACGCGTTGCTGGGGATTGAAACCATGACATAA
- the xseA gene encoding exodeoxyribonuclease VII large subunit: MITRALSVTEVNHFIKTMLDGNSVLKNLMVEGEISNLKFHSSGHVYFSLKDSQSRIACVMFRNNVQNLKFRPEEGMKITIKGGISVFERNGQYQIYVRSMEPQGVGALYKAFEQLKEKYQALGWLDTEQKKPLPEYIRRVGIVTSPTGAAIRDMISVIRRRNPQIHIVIYGALVQGDGAAEEIARGIETFNRLGNADVVIIGRGGGSMEDLWAFNEEIVGEAIHASQLPVISAVGHETDFTIADFVADMRAPTPSVAGELVAENLLEWAGTLTQLKSRLLKAMNHYIEKNRMALTQAAARLLRSGPENQVADMRLYLDALQDRMLRGMRFEIERQRSRVESVSRRLDDLNPLGVLKRGYVLAEDKSGELVRSATEAEAAGTMKLKFHDGEVIVSVIKEEPEWQLKS; the protein is encoded by the coding sequence ATGATTACCCGGGCGCTTAGCGTTACAGAAGTCAATCATTTTATTAAAACCATGCTGGATGGAAATAGCGTGCTGAAAAACCTTATGGTAGAAGGGGAAATTTCCAATCTGAAGTTTCATTCCTCAGGTCATGTATATTTTTCTTTAAAAGACAGTCAAAGCCGTATTGCCTGTGTTATGTTCCGCAATAACGTGCAGAATCTCAAATTCCGGCCAGAGGAAGGGATGAAGATCACAATTAAAGGTGGTATTTCTGTTTTTGAACGCAACGGCCAGTACCAGATTTACGTTCGCTCTATGGAACCCCAGGGAGTTGGCGCGCTTTACAAGGCCTTTGAGCAGTTGAAGGAAAAATATCAGGCGTTGGGGTGGCTGGATACAGAGCAGAAAAAGCCCTTGCCAGAGTATATACGCAGAGTGGGGATTGTTACCTCGCCTACTGGGGCGGCGATCCGCGATATGATCTCAGTCATCCGGCGGAGAAATCCTCAGATTCATATTGTCATCTACGGGGCGCTTGTGCAGGGAGATGGCGCGGCAGAAGAGATTGCGAGAGGTATCGAAACCTTTAATCGTCTTGGCAACGCAGATGTGGTTATTATCGGACGCGGCGGCGGGTCCATGGAAGATCTGTGGGCCTTTAATGAGGAAATTGTGGGCGAAGCGATACATGCCTCGCAGCTCCCCGTTATTTCAGCAGTAGGGCACGAAACGGATTTTACCATTGCGGATTTTGTGGCGGACATGCGTGCGCCAACACCGTCTGTAGCCGGTGAACTGGTAGCTGAGAACCTGTTAGAATGGGCAGGGACGTTAACCCAGCTGAAATCCCGTCTGCTCAAAGCGATGAACCACTATATTGAAAAAAACCGTATGGCACTGACACAGGCTGCTGCCCGGCTTTTGAGAAGCGGGCCAGAAAACCAGGTGGCGGATATGCGCTTATACCTGGACGCGCTCCAGGACCGTATGCTGAGAGGCATGCGGTTTGAAATTGAGCGGCAGCGCAGCAGGGTGGAATCGGTATCCAGGAGGCTGGATGATTTGAATCCGCTGGGAGTGCTGAAACGTGGTTATGTTCTGGCTGAGGATAAATCCGGTGAGCTTGTACGCTCAGCCACTGAAGCAGAGGCCGCGGGAACCATGAAATTAAAATTCCACGATGGCGAGGTCATCGTTTCTGTGATAAAGGAGGAGCCTGAATGGCAACTAAAAAGTTAA
- the xseB gene encoding exodeoxyribonuclease VII small subunit — translation MATKKLKTKITRLETIAEALEQNDLDLEKSLALFEEGMKLVKECGSDLDGIEEKVTILTADNQEMPYEGETEE, via the coding sequence ATGGCAACTAAAAAGTTAAAAACAAAAATCACCCGGCTCGAGACCATTGCAGAGGCCTTAGAGCAGAATGATCTGGATCTTGAGAAGTCACTGGCCCTTTTTGAGGAGGGCATGAAGCTGGTAAAAGAGTGCGGCAGTGATTTGGACGGCATTGAAGAAAAGGTCACTATTTTGACAGCCGACAATCAGGAAATGCCTTATGAAGGAGAAACAGAGGAATGA
- a CDS encoding polyprenyl synthetase family protein: MKPFKETLLEKVKATDHELLACFDRKFDTPDIIVSAMKYSLFAGGKRLRPILMKETCRCLGGDPADVKPLACAIEMIHTYSLIHDDLPAMDNDDLRRGKPTNHKVYGENMAILAGDALLNYAMETAIAGIPVDPSKTFHYTRALSYLAHSSGVNGMIGGQTGDILSENEAINEEKMYYIHAHKTGALLKAAVLCGGFVAKVTGEEREALETYSEKIGLAFQIVDDILDVTGDEKTLGKPVGSDEKNHKSTFVSLYGMASSQEKIRELENGALDALATIDHDTSFLEDMAKYICQREN; this comes from the coding sequence ATGAAACCATTTAAAGAAACCCTATTGGAAAAAGTAAAGGCAACAGATCATGAGCTGTTGGCTTGCTTCGACCGGAAGTTTGATACGCCGGATATTATTGTCAGTGCCATGAAATACAGTCTTTTTGCAGGCGGAAAGCGCCTGAGACCTATTTTGATGAAGGAAACCTGCCGCTGTCTGGGGGGCGATCCCGCAGATGTTAAGCCGCTGGCCTGTGCCATTGAGATGATTCATACCTACTCATTGATACACGACGACCTGCCGGCTATGGATAATGATGATCTGCGCCGCGGAAAGCCCACTAACCATAAGGTATATGGTGAAAATATGGCCATTCTGGCTGGAGACGCGCTTTTGAATTATGCGATGGAAACAGCCATTGCCGGTATCCCGGTAGACCCGTCAAAAACTTTCCATTATACACGGGCACTCAGTTATCTGGCGCATTCGTCTGGCGTAAATGGTATGATCGGCGGCCAGACAGGTGACATTCTCAGTGAGAACGAGGCGATCAATGAGGAAAAAATGTATTACATTCACGCTCATAAGACAGGCGCTCTGCTGAAAGCGGCGGTGCTGTGTGGTGGGTTCGTGGCAAAGGTGACGGGTGAGGAACGCGAAGCATTGGAGACATACAGTGAAAAAATCGGCTTGGCTTTCCAGATCGTCGATGATATTCTGGATGTAACCGGGGATGAAAAAACCCTTGGTAAACCAGTAGGCAGCGATGAAAAGAACCACAAATCAACCTTTGTGTCCCTTTATGGAATGGCTTCCTCACAGGAAAAGATCCGAGAACTGGAAAACGGTGCGCTGGACGCATTGGCAACCATTGACCATGACACTTCATTTTTGGAGGATATGGCAAAATATATCTGTCAGAGAGAAAACTAA